One Pseudomonas sp. C27(2019) DNA window includes the following coding sequences:
- a CDS encoding MBL fold metallo-hydrolase RNA specificity domain-containing protein — protein MALLNFLGAIQQVTGSCYLIETYDKKNILLECGMQQGTDNDNNHDDNDNDSKGSAFTFNPEHIDAVVISHAHIDHSGMLPRLVAEGFRGPIFATDATCELMELMLLDAAHIQEKDTEWENRWRARRGKKAIKPLYVSKDAERVLKQRKFVDYEVLTQVVPGVKVSFHDAGHIIGSAVVKLEFTEPNDSVRTLVFSGDLGSTCSPLMKSPAILKHADVLLLESTYGDRDHRCNDDTLDELVGILEQAEKDGGNVMIPAFSVGRTQDILFHLGRFYQEGRLPQHTVYLDSPMAIRANDIYYRHRDDFDEYHRAMLIKHNIHTVHDWLPILKLTPTPQESMAINEVKSGAIIVAGSGMCNGGRIIHHFKHNLWRTDCHIIFTGFQARGTNGRAIVDGAKTVRVFREDIMVGAQVHTLGGFSAHAGQSQLIEWASHFENHPELHLIHGELDKMLILQSEFKKRLDWDVNIPELGDRIAL, from the coding sequence ATGGCATTACTTAATTTTCTCGGTGCGATTCAACAAGTTACCGGCTCATGCTACCTCATAGAAACCTATGACAAGAAAAACATTCTACTCGAATGTGGCATGCAGCAAGGCACAGATAACGACAACAATCATGACGACAATGATAACGACAGCAAAGGATCAGCTTTTACTTTTAACCCTGAACATATTGATGCGGTGGTGATATCCCACGCGCATATTGATCACAGTGGTATGTTACCGCGTTTAGTTGCCGAAGGGTTTCGTGGACCTATTTTTGCAACCGATGCAACCTGTGAATTAATGGAGCTGATGCTGCTCGATGCAGCGCATATCCAAGAAAAAGACACCGAATGGGAAAACCGCTGGCGCGCGCGTCGGGGTAAAAAAGCCATCAAGCCATTGTATGTCAGCAAAGATGCTGAGCGCGTCCTTAAGCAACGCAAATTCGTCGACTATGAAGTGCTGACGCAAGTTGTACCTGGGGTTAAAGTATCCTTCCATGATGCCGGTCATATCATTGGTTCTGCTGTGGTTAAACTAGAGTTTACTGAGCCCAATGACAGCGTGCGCACTCTAGTGTTCTCAGGCGACCTCGGCAGTACCTGTTCGCCTTTAATGAAGTCACCAGCGATTCTTAAACATGCTGATGTTTTACTGCTTGAGTCCACCTATGGTGACCGTGATCACCGCTGCAATGACGACACCTTGGATGAACTGGTTGGAATTTTAGAACAAGCCGAAAAAGATGGCGGCAACGTTATGATTCCAGCATTTTCTGTAGGCCGCACCCAAGACATTCTATTTCACTTGGGCCGTTTCTATCAGGAAGGGCGTCTACCGCAGCATACAGTGTACTTAGACAGCCCCATGGCCATTCGTGCCAATGACATTTACTACCGTCACCGTGACGATTTTGATGAGTACCATCGTGCAATGCTGATCAAGCATAATATTCACACTGTGCATGACTGGCTGCCTATTTTAAAACTGACGCCAACCCCGCAAGAGTCAATGGCGATTAACGAAGTAAAAAGCGGTGCCATTATTGTGGCTGGCAGCGGCATGTGTAACGGTGGGCGGATTATCCACCACTTTAAACACAACCTCTGGCGCACCGATTGTCATATCATTTTTACCGGTTTCCAAGCCCGCGGCACTAACGGTCGAGCCATTGTAGATGGCGCAAAAACCGTGCGTGTATTCCGTGAAGACATCATGGTCGGCGCACAAGTGCACACATTAGGTGGCTTCTCTGCCCACGCCGGTCAATCACAATTGATTGAGTGGGCCAGTCACTTTGAGAATCATCCTGAGTTGCATTTAATTCACGGCGAACTGGATAAAATGCTGATCCTGCAAAGCGAGTTTAAAAAACGCTTAGATTGGGATGTCAATATTCCAGAATTGGGTGATCGCATTGCTTTATAA